Proteins co-encoded in one Rudaeicoccus suwonensis genomic window:
- the priA gene encoding bifunctional 1-(5-phosphoribosyl)-5-((5-phosphoribosylamino)methylideneamino)imidazole-4-carboxamide isomerase/phosphoribosylanthranilate isomerase PriA: protein MTDISAPRLQLLPAVDVAGGQAVQLVQGVAGTGGQFGDPFEAALAWQDAGAEWLHLVDLDAAFGRGSNRELLASIVRRLDLQVELSGGIRDEESLTAALTAGCRRVNLGTAALENPEWTARAIAQHGDRIAVGLDVRGTTLAARGWTREGGDLWETLARLDSEGCARYVVTDVAKDGMLQGPNIALLQQVCERTDRPVVASGGISTLADLTALRSLVPAGVEGAIIGSALYKGAFALPDALDVAGRP from the coding sequence ATGACCGACATCAGTGCCCCACGTCTTCAGCTGCTTCCCGCGGTTGACGTTGCCGGCGGGCAGGCGGTGCAACTCGTCCAGGGCGTCGCCGGGACCGGTGGCCAGTTCGGCGACCCGTTCGAGGCCGCCCTCGCCTGGCAGGACGCCGGTGCGGAGTGGTTGCATCTGGTCGATCTCGACGCGGCTTTCGGTCGCGGCAGCAACCGTGAGCTGCTGGCGAGCATCGTGCGGCGGCTCGACCTGCAGGTCGAGTTGTCCGGCGGGATCCGTGACGAGGAGTCGCTGACCGCAGCATTGACCGCCGGTTGCCGGCGGGTCAACCTCGGCACCGCGGCGCTGGAAAACCCGGAATGGACCGCACGGGCGATCGCGCAGCACGGCGACCGCATCGCTGTCGGACTCGACGTGCGCGGCACGACCCTGGCGGCGCGCGGCTGGACCCGTGAGGGTGGCGACCTGTGGGAGACGCTCGCGCGTCTCGACAGCGAGGGCTGTGCCCGGTATGTCGTGACCGACGTCGCCAAGGACGGCATGCTGCAAGGCCCGAACATCGCTCTGCTGCAACAGGTCTGCGAGCGCACCGACCGCCCGGTCGTTGCTTCCGGCGGCATCTCGACACTCGCCGATCTGACCGCTCTGCGCTCTCTGGTCCCGGCAGGGGTCGAGGGCGCGATCATCGGCTCGGCGCTCTACAAGGGCGCGTTCGCGCTGCCCGATGCGCTCGATGTTGCGGGCCGGCCGTGA
- a CDS encoding SseB family protein — protein MSTDSAGQPFNGRSLTSTGFDGDDGAADPALVAALDDRSDEPALMRVIATARLLVPIVAAATDVDDTSGVAVEKSTDMAVVTLTSPTGERALPVFTSVAALAQWNPEARPSPVQADRAAQAAISERCDVMVLDAAGDRPLVLRPSMVWALAQRSQWQPAHVDPHVQQAISAAVHDEPAVARVSCEAGGTPGELRVVLAVVEGLTQPELQSVAQRIGERIATDGETRARIDGLSFAITVA, from the coding sequence GTGAGCACCGACTCGGCAGGACAACCCTTCAACGGTCGGTCGCTGACCAGCACTGGTTTCGACGGCGACGACGGCGCCGCCGACCCTGCACTGGTGGCCGCGCTCGATGACCGATCCGACGAACCCGCGCTCATGCGGGTGATCGCAACCGCACGGCTGTTGGTGCCGATCGTGGCGGCAGCCACCGATGTCGACGACACCTCAGGTGTCGCGGTCGAGAAGTCCACCGACATGGCTGTTGTGACGCTGACCTCCCCGACCGGCGAGCGTGCACTGCCGGTGTTCACCAGCGTTGCGGCCCTCGCGCAGTGGAACCCCGAAGCGCGCCCGTCGCCGGTTCAGGCCGATCGCGCCGCGCAGGCGGCCATCTCGGAGCGGTGCGATGTCATGGTGCTCGATGCAGCCGGTGACCGTCCGCTGGTGCTGCGGCCCAGTATGGTGTGGGCTCTGGCGCAACGTTCCCAGTGGCAACCGGCCCACGTCGATCCTCATGTGCAGCAGGCGATTTCGGCCGCTGTGCACGATGAGCCCGCCGTCGCGCGGGTCAGTTGCGAGGCAGGCGGCACACCGGGGGAGTTGCGGGTTGTGCTGGCGGTTGTCGAGGGTCTGACCCAGCCGGAGCTGCAGTCAGTGGCTCAACGGATCGGCGAGCGCATCGCCACCGACGGTGAGACGCGTGCCCGCATCGACGGACTCTCCTTCGCGATCACCGTCGCCTGA
- a CDS encoding 1-acyl-sn-glycerol-3-phosphate acyltransferase — MPPRIVRRVLLHPIQMIVGMVLLVVLLVASLVTSLLELPTARKRLTRVLLTMATVIGVDLSVVAGAWWLWLRAAVRDRSRPGGSEGWRSDHVALLGRALSRAVACTERILRLRLNVDIDDAVQTHTGPLLVLTRHGGVGDSPLVAMLITTRLHRAPRVVLKRWLQWDAAIDLVLGRLGAYFLPSHRMSQDRREAELAAFARGINRDDDAVLLFPEGRNWTPDRWKDAVADADGDEATWMRTHPTVLPPHAGGASLFLQESPDLQVVIAAHRGLELLNSVSTVWRGIPLTEPVQIRLRTSNAPTDHDALEQWLRVRWAAIDRWTRAGSDESTGEPVGEVRRR; from the coding sequence GTGCCGCCTCGCATCGTGCGGCGCGTGCTGTTGCACCCGATCCAGATGATCGTCGGCATGGTCCTGTTGGTCGTGCTACTGGTGGCGTCGCTGGTGACGTCGCTGCTCGAACTGCCCACTGCGCGAAAGCGACTCACGCGGGTCCTGCTGACGATGGCCACGGTGATCGGCGTGGATCTGTCGGTGGTCGCGGGCGCCTGGTGGCTGTGGCTGCGCGCCGCGGTGCGGGATCGGTCACGCCCTGGTGGCTCCGAGGGCTGGCGCTCCGACCATGTGGCGCTGCTCGGCCGTGCCCTCAGTCGCGCGGTCGCCTGCACCGAGCGAATCCTGCGGCTGCGGCTGAATGTCGACATCGACGACGCCGTACAAACGCACACCGGGCCGCTGCTGGTGCTGACCCGCCACGGTGGTGTCGGCGACTCACCCCTGGTGGCAATGCTCATCACAACACGACTGCACCGGGCGCCACGAGTGGTGCTCAAACGCTGGCTGCAGTGGGATGCCGCGATCGATCTGGTGCTCGGGCGGCTGGGCGCCTACTTCCTACCCTCGCACCGGATGTCCCAGGATCGTCGGGAGGCCGAACTCGCAGCATTCGCACGGGGAATCAACCGTGACGATGACGCCGTGCTGCTGTTTCCAGAGGGTCGAAACTGGACGCCGGACCGGTGGAAGGACGCGGTCGCGGACGCCGACGGCGACGAGGCCACGTGGATGCGCACGCACCCCACCGTGCTGCCGCCGCACGCCGGCGGCGCGTCACTCTTCCTGCAGGAGAGCCCCGACCTGCAGGTCGTCATCGCGGCGCATCGTGGTCTTGAGCTGTTGAACTCCGTCAGCACGGTGTGGCGCGGCATACCGCTGACCGAGCCGGTCCAGATCAGGCTGCGCACCAGCAACGCGCCGACCGACCACGATGCTCTCGAGCAGTGGTTGCGGGTGCGGTGGGCCGCGATCGACCGATGGACCCGCGCCGGCTCGGACGAGTCGACCGGCGAACCGGTGGGCGAGGTCAGGCGACGGTGA
- a CDS encoding patatin-like phospholipase family protein: protein MTSTPQRIAYVLGGGGVLGATQIGALRALVEAKVRPDLVLGTSIGAINGAFIAADPTASGVAALADLWTSFGSGRGMLESGARSGGGRRWRPSHLRTSLYSPGPVLRVLRAQLPVTDFDELTVPFQCVAANVERAVAHWFDSGPLAEAVMASCSVPGLFPPMRIGDESFLDGGLVHSIPVGRAVALGATDIYVLQVGRVEQPLSPPRWPWQVGQVTFEIARRHRYMEEIASVPGDVRLHVIPTGTDDAPMVSLLHLKQSFVRDRIESAYNAACVYLDAQRSDDDR, encoded by the coding sequence ATGACCTCCACGCCACAGCGCATCGCTTATGTGCTCGGTGGTGGCGGAGTTCTCGGCGCCACCCAAATCGGTGCACTGCGCGCACTCGTCGAAGCGAAGGTGCGGCCCGACCTTGTGCTCGGCACCAGCATCGGCGCGATCAACGGGGCGTTCATCGCCGCCGATCCGACCGCTTCGGGTGTCGCCGCCCTCGCTGATCTGTGGACCTCCTTCGGCAGCGGACGGGGAATGCTCGAGTCAGGTGCGCGATCCGGAGGCGGCCGGCGCTGGCGCCCGAGTCACCTGCGCACGAGCCTGTACTCCCCCGGACCGGTCCTGCGCGTCTTGCGCGCCCAACTGCCGGTCACCGACTTCGACGAGTTGACGGTGCCGTTTCAATGCGTCGCGGCGAATGTCGAGCGCGCCGTGGCGCACTGGTTCGACAGCGGCCCACTCGCGGAGGCGGTGATGGCCTCGTGCTCGGTTCCGGGGCTGTTCCCACCGATGCGCATCGGCGACGAGAGCTTCCTGGACGGTGGCCTGGTGCATTCGATCCCGGTCGGGCGTGCTGTGGCACTCGGGGCCACCGACATCTATGTGCTGCAGGTGGGCCGTGTGGAGCAGCCGTTGTCACCGCCGCGCTGGCCCTGGCAGGTGGGCCAGGTGACCTTCGAGATCGCCCGCCGCCACCGGTACATGGAGGAGATCGCCTCGGTGCCAGGCGACGTGCGACTGCACGTGATCCCGACCGGTACCGACGACGCGCCGATGGTGTCGCTGCTGCATCTGAAGCAGTCGTTCGTGCGTGACCGCATCGAGTCGGCATACAACGCGGCATGCGTCTATCTCGACGCGCAGCGATCCGACGACGACCGATGA
- a CDS encoding amidase → MIDVPMIDVAGLGADIRAGRASSVAAVAAAYDRLDSLDPRINAITDRYDDAALAAARAVDDAVASGVELGPLAGVPITVKDHVWLAGTRSTNGSRALADFVPERSAVCVQRLLDAGAVVIAKTNNPEFCYRGTTSNEVFGMTTNPHDVSRTAGGSSGGAAATVASGVVGLAVGTDGGGSIRIPSAFCGTYGLKPTYGAIPTRPGFRGWPSLSVHGPIAGSLRGLQIALAVMAGATNGDPAAGAHLATTDRKPLRELRIGASLDLGFAAVDDSVAERFEQVLHDLRAAGLHINSVAATLPDPCPIWDSIALPEGHASEGPLLERSPQLVGDDAKAIIAAGAVDSRTYLDAQERRGEFATQWLRLLDNVDLLLTPTMPLTAFDANLLGPTSLGGRPVSASFDAWCALALPANLAGTPALSIPVGTDEDGLPIGLQIQARRGADHTLLHTATSVQDLIGR, encoded by the coding sequence ATGATCGATGTCCCGATGATCGACGTCGCCGGCCTGGGTGCTGACATCCGGGCCGGCCGCGCGTCGAGCGTTGCCGCGGTCGCAGCGGCATACGACCGCTTGGACTCCCTCGACCCGCGGATCAACGCGATCACCGACCGGTATGACGATGCGGCGCTCGCAGCAGCCCGAGCCGTCGATGATGCGGTGGCATCCGGCGTCGAGTTGGGTCCTTTGGCAGGAGTGCCGATCACCGTCAAGGATCACGTCTGGCTGGCCGGCACCCGGTCGACCAACGGGTCACGGGCTCTGGCGGATTTCGTGCCCGAGCGCAGCGCGGTCTGTGTGCAACGGCTGCTGGATGCCGGGGCGGTGGTGATCGCCAAGACCAACAACCCGGAGTTCTGCTATCGCGGCACGACCTCCAACGAGGTCTTCGGCATGACGACCAATCCGCATGACGTGAGCCGCACCGCGGGAGGCTCCAGCGGTGGCGCGGCCGCGACCGTGGCGTCCGGTGTTGTCGGGCTGGCCGTCGGCACCGACGGCGGTGGCAGCATCCGGATCCCGTCCGCCTTCTGCGGCACCTACGGCCTCAAACCGACGTACGGCGCCATCCCCACCCGGCCCGGATTCCGCGGCTGGCCCTCGTTGTCGGTGCACGGACCGATCGCCGGCTCGCTACGGGGTCTGCAGATCGCCCTGGCAGTCATGGCCGGGGCGACCAACGGTGATCCGGCAGCCGGAGCTCATCTGGCGACCACCGATCGAAAACCGTTGCGGGAGCTACGGATCGGCGCTTCTCTCGACCTCGGTTTCGCAGCAGTCGACGACTCCGTCGCGGAGCGTTTCGAGCAGGTGCTGCACGACCTTCGGGCAGCCGGTCTGCACATCAACTCCGTGGCTGCGACGTTGCCGGACCCGTGCCCGATCTGGGACTCGATCGCGCTGCCGGAGGGGCACGCCTCCGAAGGGCCGCTGTTGGAGCGTTCCCCACAGCTCGTCGGTGACGACGCGAAGGCGATCATCGCGGCCGGCGCCGTCGACTCCCGCACCTATCTGGACGCCCAGGAGCGTCGCGGCGAGTTCGCCACCCAGTGGCTACGGTTGCTCGACAACGTCGACCTGCTGCTGACACCGACGATGCCGCTGACCGCCTTCGACGCCAACCTGCTCGGTCCGACCAGCCTCGGCGGACGACCGGTGAGCGCGTCCTTCGACGCCTGGTGTGCACTTGCGTTGCCGGCGAATCTGGCTGGTACACCCGCGCTTTCGATTCCGGTAGGCACCGACGAGGACGGCCTGCCGATAGGTCTGCAGATCCAGGCGCGTCGCGGAGCTGATCACACCCTGCTGCATACGGCGACCAGCGTGCAGGACCTGATCGGCCGGTGA
- a CDS encoding purine-cytosine permease family protein encodes MTTSEQPRIAGIESRSIDYVPLNERHGKLWHLGPLWFMSNAQIATLAVGLISISEGASLFWSVVSIVLGTAVGTLFMAFHSAQGPQLGLPQMIQSRPQFGYVGALLVWLFAYVQYAGFNVFNTILAAESVHSTVHAPTKMWIVVVTIVAFVIALIGYDIIHRAEQVLTYLMIVIFGLFTIALFFLHYPAGTFDVGTFQATPFLGQFGVVAGYQISWAIYVSDYSRYLPPGVTVRKTFLWTYFGSAIGGGWMMVVGSVLAAWAGKNFSGTGIPEIKAAGDHLFHGYGSIVLGLAAFGLISVTALNMYGGSLTLISAMDSFRKVVPSTGVRIVTVGITALLSLVGALTATNDFLSRFNQFLLLVLYLFIPWTAVNLVDYYLVRRGHYAIAEIFKPNGIYTRWGWRGIVAYLVGFGAMVPFFSVSGMFTGWIAHAMDGADISFFIGLPVAGILYWALCRNLDIDAEVRLAQQEQAELDPGAQEARWSR; translated from the coding sequence ATGACCACTTCGGAGCAACCGCGCATCGCCGGGATCGAGTCCCGCTCCATCGACTACGTGCCACTGAACGAACGCCACGGCAAGTTGTGGCATCTCGGACCGCTCTGGTTCATGTCGAATGCCCAGATCGCCACTCTTGCAGTCGGATTGATCAGCATCAGTGAGGGCGCCTCGCTGTTCTGGTCGGTCGTCTCCATCGTGCTCGGCACCGCCGTCGGCACGTTGTTCATGGCCTTCCACTCCGCCCAGGGCCCTCAGCTGGGGTTGCCGCAGATGATCCAGTCGCGGCCGCAGTTCGGGTATGTCGGAGCGCTGCTGGTGTGGCTGTTCGCCTACGTGCAGTACGCCGGATTCAACGTCTTCAACACCATCCTCGCGGCCGAATCCGTGCACTCCACCGTGCACGCTCCGACCAAGATGTGGATCGTCGTCGTCACGATCGTGGCCTTCGTCATCGCACTCATCGGCTACGACATCATCCACCGCGCCGAGCAGGTGCTGACCTACCTGATGATCGTCATCTTCGGCCTGTTCACGATCGCGTTGTTCTTCCTGCACTACCCGGCCGGCACCTTCGACGTGGGCACCTTCCAGGCGACCCCCTTCCTCGGCCAGTTCGGCGTCGTCGCGGGCTACCAGATCAGCTGGGCGATCTACGTGTCGGACTACTCGCGCTACCTGCCGCCGGGCGTCACCGTGCGCAAGACGTTCCTGTGGACCTACTTCGGCTCCGCCATCGGCGGCGGCTGGATGATGGTGGTCGGCAGTGTGCTGGCCGCGTGGGCCGGCAAGAACTTCAGCGGCACCGGCATCCCGGAGATCAAGGCCGCCGGCGACCACCTGTTCCACGGTTACGGCTCGATCGTGCTGGGGCTGGCTGCCTTTGGCCTGATCTCGGTCACCGCGCTCAACATGTATGGCGGATCCCTCACCCTGATCAGCGCGATGGACTCCTTCCGCAAGGTCGTGCCCAGCACCGGAGTGCGCATCGTGACCGTCGGGATCACCGCGTTGCTCTCGCTCGTGGGCGCACTGACTGCCACGAACGACTTCCTGAGTCGGTTCAACCAGTTCCTGTTGCTGGTGCTCTATCTGTTCATCCCGTGGACCGCGGTCAACCTCGTCGACTACTACCTGGTGCGCCGGGGTCACTACGCCATCGCCGAGATCTTCAAGCCGAACGGCATCTACACCCGGTGGGGCTGGCGCGGAATCGTCGCCTATCTGGTCGGATTCGGCGCGATGGTGCCCTTCTTCTCGGTGTCCGGAATGTTCACCGGCTGGATCGCCCACGCGATGGACGGGGCCGACATCTCGTTCTTCATCGGCCTACCCGTCGCCGGAATCCTGTATTGGGCGTTGTGCCGCAATCTCGACATCGATGCCGAGGTGCGCCTGGCGCAGCAGGAGCAGGCCGAACTCGACCCCGGCGCACAGGAGGCTCGATGGAGCAGATGA
- the lpdA gene encoding dihydrolipoyl dehydrogenase, which yields MAQHFDVVVLGAGPGGYVAAIRASQLGLKTAVIEKKYWGGVCLNVGCIPSKALLRNAELAHILTHEKDKFGISGDATMDFGVTHKRSRQVSAGIVKGVHFLMKKNKITEIDGWGTLRDGHTIDVELNDGGSEQVTCDNLIIATGATTRLIPGTTLSERVVTYEEQILDSNLPGSIIIAGSGAIGVEFAYVLRNFGVDVTIVEFLDRMVPTEDADVSKELLKHYKKLGVNVLLSTKVESIDDSGDKVKVTVSPAAGGESRVIEADKVLQAIGFAPRVDGYGLESTGIQLTDRGAIAIDGRGRTTVDGVYAIGDVTGKLMLAHTAEAMGIVAAETIAGTETMEINYDMIPRATYCQPQIASFGYTEQQAKDKGYDVKVAQFPYSANGKAQGLGEAVGFVKVVADAAHNEIIGAHLIGPDVTEMLPVLTLAQQWDLTADEVSRNIFAHPTLGEAVKEAVHGIAGHMINF from the coding sequence GTGGCACAACACTTTGACGTCGTAGTCCTCGGTGCAGGCCCCGGTGGGTATGTCGCGGCGATCCGCGCCAGCCAGCTCGGCCTCAAGACCGCCGTGATCGAGAAGAAGTACTGGGGAGGTGTCTGCCTCAACGTCGGGTGCATCCCGTCGAAGGCACTGCTGCGCAACGCCGAACTCGCGCACATCCTCACCCACGAGAAGGACAAGTTCGGCATCTCCGGCGACGCGACGATGGACTTCGGCGTCACCCACAAACGCAGTCGTCAGGTCAGCGCCGGCATCGTCAAAGGCGTGCACTTCCTGATGAAGAAGAACAAGATCACCGAGATCGACGGGTGGGGCACGCTGCGCGACGGCCACACCATCGACGTCGAACTCAACGACGGTGGCTCCGAGCAGGTCACCTGCGACAACCTGATCATCGCCACCGGTGCGACCACGCGGCTGATCCCGGGCACCACGTTGTCCGAGCGGGTCGTGACCTACGAGGAGCAGATCCTCGACAGCAACCTGCCAGGCTCGATCATCATCGCCGGCTCCGGCGCCATCGGCGTCGAATTCGCTTACGTGCTGCGCAATTTCGGCGTCGACGTCACGATCGTGGAGTTCCTCGACCGGATGGTGCCCACCGAGGATGCCGATGTGTCCAAGGAGTTGCTGAAGCACTACAAGAAGCTCGGCGTCAACGTCCTGCTGTCGACCAAGGTCGAGTCCATCGACGACTCCGGCGACAAGGTGAAGGTCACCGTTTCCCCCGCCGCGGGTGGCGAGAGCCGCGTCATCGAGGCCGACAAGGTGCTGCAGGCGATCGGCTTCGCGCCCCGCGTCGACGGCTACGGCTTGGAGAGCACCGGCATACAGCTCACCGACCGCGGAGCCATCGCGATCGACGGCCGCGGACGCACCACGGTCGACGGCGTCTACGCGATCGGTGACGTCACGGGCAAGCTCATGCTCGCGCACACCGCCGAGGCGATGGGCATCGTCGCAGCCGAGACGATCGCCGGCACCGAGACGATGGAGATCAACTACGACATGATCCCGCGGGCGACCTACTGTCAGCCGCAGATCGCGTCCTTCGGTTACACCGAGCAGCAGGCCAAGGACAAGGGCTACGACGTCAAGGTCGCGCAGTTCCCCTACTCGGCCAACGGCAAGGCGCAGGGCCTGGGCGAGGCGGTCGGCTTCGTGAAGGTCGTCGCGGATGCCGCGCACAACGAGATCATCGGAGCCCACCTCATCGGCCCGGACGTCACCGAGATGCTGCCGGTGCTGACGCTGGCCCAGCAGTGGGATCTCACCGCGGACGAGGTGTCGCGCAACATCTTCGCCCACCCCACGCTCGGCGAGGCGGTCAAGGAAGCCGTGCACGGCATCGCCGGGCACATGATCAACTTCTGA
- a CDS encoding DUF952 domain-containing protein: MDSIYHLAEPEHWSRAQQSGVYEQSTRGVPLADAEFIHASSEAQWPLTRQRFYADVETDLFLLVIDPDRLSAPVVWEVGDPVTGERFPHIYGPVEMSAVVEVHTVPPPHGTGGASTD; encoded by the coding sequence ATGGACTCGATCTACCACCTCGCTGAGCCCGAACACTGGTCGCGCGCACAGCAGTCCGGCGTTTACGAGCAGTCGACCCGAGGCGTGCCGCTCGCTGACGCGGAGTTCATCCATGCCTCCAGTGAGGCGCAGTGGCCGCTGACCCGACAGCGCTTCTACGCCGACGTCGAGACCGACCTGTTCCTGTTGGTCATCGACCCCGACCGGCTGTCGGCACCCGTGGTGTGGGAGGTCGGCGATCCGGTCACCGGCGAGCGATTCCCGCACATCTACGGACCGGTCGAGATGTCCGCAGTGGTCGAGGTGCACACCGTGCCTCCGCCGCACGGCACCGGCGGCGCGAGCACCGACTGA
- a CDS encoding catalase: MTDSSTPSIETAPSSEAKLGSTTDTGAPAISDRNSLTIGADGPILLHDVQLISQMAHFNRERVPERNVHAKGSGAFGVFETTHDVSRYTKAALFQKGVSTDMLARFSTVAGEQGSPDTWRDPRGFSLKFYTTEGNYDLVGNNTPIFFVRDTMKFPHFIRSQKRRAATGLRDNHMQWDFWTLNPESAHQVTYLMGDRGIPKTFRHMNGYGSHTYLWINADGEKFWVKYHFHSNQGVEGLTGDEATRIAGQDADYHRRDLSDAIDAGDFPSWTLSVQVMPYDDAKTYPINPFDLTKVWPHSDYPLIEVGQMTLNKNPDNFFAQIEQAAFAPSSIVPGIGFSPDKMLLGRAFAYADTQRYRIGPNYLQLPVNRPRVKDYNSYVQDGPMAYDFDGEDRPVYAPNSEGRGYSDQVGEVDGSWETDGEMVRAAYTPREKDDDFTQAGMLVREVWNDEQRAAFVETVAGHLLGDVKSPVLERAFDYWKNVDSTTGDAIEKAVRAGQKSQNPGGEADAAKEVEDPLVETAGQAAK, from the coding sequence ATGACCGACTCATCCACCCCCTCGATCGAAACCGCGCCGTCGTCCGAGGCGAAGCTGGGTTCGACCACCGACACCGGCGCACCGGCGATCAGTGACCGCAACTCCCTGACGATCGGGGCCGATGGTCCGATCCTGTTGCACGACGTGCAGTTGATCAGTCAGATGGCGCACTTCAACCGCGAGCGCGTGCCGGAGCGCAATGTGCACGCCAAGGGATCGGGCGCTTTCGGTGTCTTCGAGACCACCCACGACGTCAGCAGGTACACCAAGGCGGCGCTGTTCCAGAAGGGCGTGTCGACCGACATGCTCGCGCGTTTCTCGACGGTCGCCGGTGAGCAGGGCTCCCCCGACACGTGGCGCGACCCGCGGGGCTTCTCGCTGAAGTTCTATACGACCGAGGGCAACTACGACCTCGTCGGCAACAACACCCCGATCTTCTTCGTGCGCGACACGATGAAGTTTCCGCACTTCATCCGCAGCCAGAAGCGCCGCGCCGCGACCGGCCTGCGGGACAACCACATGCAGTGGGATTTCTGGACGCTCAATCCCGAATCCGCCCATCAGGTCACCTATCTCATGGGCGACCGGGGCATCCCCAAGACGTTCCGTCACATGAACGGCTACGGCAGCCACACCTACCTGTGGATCAACGCCGACGGCGAAAAATTCTGGGTGAAGTACCACTTCCACAGCAACCAGGGCGTCGAGGGCCTCACCGGTGACGAGGCGACCCGGATCGCCGGGCAGGATGCCGACTACCACCGTCGCGACCTGAGCGACGCGATCGACGCCGGTGACTTCCCGAGTTGGACTCTGTCGGTGCAGGTCATGCCATATGACGACGCCAAGACCTACCCGATCAACCCGTTCGACCTGACCAAGGTGTGGCCGCACAGCGACTACCCGCTGATCGAGGTCGGGCAGATGACGCTCAACAAGAACCCCGACAACTTCTTCGCCCAGATCGAGCAGGCGGCCTTCGCTCCGTCGTCGATCGTGCCGGGCATCGGCTTCTCTCCCGACAAGATGCTGCTCGGTCGTGCCTTCGCCTATGCCGACACCCAGCGCTACCGCATCGGCCCGAACTACCTGCAGTTGCCGGTGAACAGGCCCCGAGTCAAGGACTACAACAGCTACGTGCAGGACGGCCCGATGGCCTACGACTTCGACGGCGAGGACCGCCCTGTCTACGCCCCGAACTCCGAGGGCCGCGGCTACTCCGACCAGGTCGGAGAGGTCGACGGGTCGTGGGAGACCGACGGTGAGATGGTGCGTGCGGCATACACCCCGCGCGAGAAGGACGACGACTTCACCCAGGCCGGGATGCTCGTGCGCGAGGTCTGGAACGACGAACAACGCGCGGCCTTCGTCGAGACCGTGGCCGGGCACCTGCTGGGCGATGTGAAGTCACCGGTGCTCGAGCGCGCCTTCGACTACTGGAAGAACGTCGACAGCACGACCGGCGATGCCATCGAGAAGGCCGTGCGGGCTGGTCAGAAGTCGCAGAACCCCGGCGGCGAGGCCGATGCCGCCAAGGAGGTCGAGGACCCGCTCGTCGAGACCGCCGGCCAGGCGGCCAAGTAA
- a CDS encoding VOC family protein, which produces MAHLTTCLWFDDQAEEAAQFYQRVLGATIGSVSRCGEGGPLPAGSVLTVEFTILGQHFLALNGGPLFTPNEAVSFQIPTDNQDATDRLWGELIADGGQPSQCGWCRDRFGFWWQVVPTRLPELLSDPDAGRAQRAMAAMMTMGKIDIAAIEAAAGAG; this is translated from the coding sequence ATGGCTCACCTGACGACCTGCCTGTGGTTCGACGACCAGGCGGAGGAGGCGGCGCAGTTCTACCAACGGGTGCTGGGCGCGACGATCGGATCGGTCAGCCGGTGCGGCGAGGGCGGTCCGCTGCCGGCCGGCAGCGTGCTCACCGTCGAGTTCACGATCCTGGGCCAGCACTTTCTGGCGCTGAACGGCGGCCCGCTGTTCACACCCAACGAAGCCGTGTCATTTCAGATCCCGACTGACAATCAGGACGCGACGGACCGCCTCTGGGGAGAGCTGATCGCCGATGGTGGTCAGCCCAGCCAATGTGGTTGGTGTCGGGACAGATTCGGCTTCTGGTGGCAGGTCGTGCCGACGCGCCTGCCGGAGTTGCTGAGCGACCCTGATGCCGGCCGGGCGCAACGTGCAATGGCCGCCATGATGACGATGGGCAAGATCGACATCGCTGCGATCGAGGCTGCCGCCGGCGCGGGATGA